The following are encoded in a window of Thermoanaerobacter ethanolicus JW 200 genomic DNA:
- a CDS encoding ROK family transcriptional regulator — MITADQLLVKQINKSIVLNTIRKKGNVSRADIAHITGLNKSTVSFLVDELINEGFVKEEGPGESKGGRKPIILSINERAGCIIGIDLDVNYILIVLTDLMANVIWEKKIDIKIGENQQTIIERLIELIDEAISNAPETIRGILGIGIGVPGIVDYKKGSILLAPNLKWENVPLKQIIEDKFKIKVHIDNEANVGAIGEKWFGAGIKYNNLVYVSAGIGIGTGIIINGELYRGTVGLAGEMGHMTIDIHDHQCRCGNTGCWENYASEKALLEYINTQLLMGKSDEYINKNNFYTLSAIDIIDYARKGSKIAVEALKEIGRKLGVGVVNIINTFNPELIIIGNTLSLADDLILNEVLKEVEEKSLVYRYYKVKIKTSKLQFHAGAIGAVSLVISELFAYPGL, encoded by the coding sequence ATGATAACAGCGGATCAATTATTAGTTAAGCAAATAAATAAATCAATAGTGCTCAATACCATAAGAAAAAAGGGGAATGTTTCAAGAGCGGATATTGCACACATTACAGGTTTAAACAAGTCAACTGTATCTTTCCTTGTTGATGAACTTATAAACGAAGGGTTTGTGAAAGAAGAGGGGCCAGGAGAATCAAAAGGTGGCAGGAAGCCAATCATATTAAGCATAAATGAGAGAGCTGGATGCATAATAGGCATTGATTTAGATGTAAATTATATACTAATTGTCTTGACCGATTTGATGGCAAATGTTATTTGGGAAAAGAAAATAGATATAAAAATTGGCGAGAACCAGCAAACGATTATTGAACGTTTGATAGAATTGATTGATGAAGCAATCTCAAATGCTCCTGAAACAATAAGAGGAATTTTAGGAATTGGGATTGGTGTTCCTGGCATTGTGGATTACAAGAAAGGCAGTATATTATTAGCGCCAAATTTAAAATGGGAAAATGTACCTCTTAAACAAATTATAGAAGATAAATTCAAAATTAAGGTACACATAGATAATGAAGCAAATGTAGGAGCTATAGGAGAAAAGTGGTTTGGAGCAGGGATTAAATATAACAATCTTGTTTATGTGAGTGCTGGAATTGGTATTGGTACAGGAATAATAATTAATGGAGAGTTATACAGAGGCACAGTAGGTCTTGCTGGAGAAATGGGACATATGACAATTGATATTCATGACCATCAGTGTAGGTGTGGCAATACAGGATGTTGGGAAAATTATGCTTCAGAAAAAGCATTGCTTGAATACATAAATACACAATTGCTGATGGGAAAGTCTGATGAGTATATAAACAAAAATAACTTTTATACACTGAGTGCTATTGATATTATCGATTATGCGCGAAAAGGGAGCAAAATAGCGGTAGAAGCTTTAAAAGAAATAGGAAGAAAATTAGGAGTAGGTGTAGTCAATATTATAAATACTTTTAATCCTGAACTTATAATTATTGGAAATACTTTGTCTTTAGCTGATGACTTAATTTTAAATGAAGTTTTAAAAGAAGTAGAGGAAAAAAGTCTTGTTTATAGATATTATAAAGTAAAAATAAAAACTTCCAAACTTCAATTCCATGCGGGGGCAATTGGAGCAGTATCTCTTGTTATTTCAGAGCTGTTTGCGTATCCTGGACTTTAA
- the rbsB gene encoding ribose ABC transporter substrate-binding protein RbsB gives MRKSKILFLLLTFILTVVLIAGCSTGNTNNTSNAKGEKTIGLVISTLNNPFFVTLKNGAEAKAKELGYKLIVEDSQNDSSKELSNVEDLIQQKVDVLLINPVDSDAVVNAIKEANSKNIPVITLDRSANGGDVICHIASDNVKGGEMAAEFIAKALHGKGNVVELEGIPGTSAARDRGKGFDEAIAKYPDIKIVAKQAADFDRSKGLSVMENILQAQPKIDAVFAQNDEMALGAIKAIESANRQGILVVGFDGTDDALKAIKNGKMAATIAQQPALIGSLGVEMADKYLKGEKVEKFIPAELKLITK, from the coding sequence ATGAGAAAATCAAAAATTTTGTTCCTTTTATTAACATTTATTTTAACTGTTGTGTTAATTGCTGGATGCAGTACAGGTAATACCAACAATACTTCAAATGCTAAAGGAGAAAAGACAATAGGTTTAGTTATATCGACGCTTAATAACCCGTTTTTTGTAACATTAAAAAATGGTGCAGAAGCCAAAGCAAAAGAATTAGGTTATAAATTGATAGTAGAAGATTCACAAAATGACTCTTCAAAAGAACTTTCTAATGTAGAAGATTTAATTCAACAAAAAGTAGACGTTTTGCTTATAAATCCTGTAGATAGCGATGCTGTAGTTAATGCGATAAAAGAAGCAAATAGCAAAAATATACCGGTTATTACTTTGGACAGGTCTGCAAATGGTGGAGATGTTATTTGTCACATAGCTTCAGATAACGTAAAAGGTGGAGAAATGGCAGCAGAGTTTATTGCAAAGGCACTTCATGGTAAAGGAAATGTGGTGGAACTTGAAGGTATACCAGGTACTTCTGCTGCCAGAGATAGAGGCAAAGGATTTGACGAAGCTATTGCTAAGTATCCAGATATAAAAATTGTAGCAAAACAAGCTGCTGATTTTGATCGTTCAAAAGGTTTATCAGTAATGGAAAATATCCTTCAAGCCCAACCTAAAATTGATGCAGTATTTGCCCAAAATGATGAAATGGCATTAGGTGCAATAAAAGCAATAGAGAGTGCAAATAGGCAAGGAATTTTAGTAGTTGGATTCGATGGGACAGATGATGCGTTGAAAGCTATAAAAAATGGCAAAATGGCTGCAACGATTGCTCAGCAACCAGCTTTAATAGGTTCTCTTGGAGTAGAAATGGCTGACAAATATCTAAAAGGTGAAAAGGTAGAAAAATTTATACCAGCTGAGCTTAAACTTATAACGAAGTGA
- a CDS encoding LacI family DNA-binding transcriptional regulator yields the protein MAVTIKDIAKLANVSITTVSRVINNKSEGVSEETRNRILQLVKELGYQPNAIARGLVTKKTKTIGLIIPDISNPFFPDIARGVEDSAHIYGYNVFLCNTDDNLEKESEYINALKEKYVDGIIFTSSSIPKHEHIMELVKSGIPIVIMDRRVDSEDIYGVFLDNYEGGYIATKHLIDLGHKKIGCITGPLYTKSAKERLEGYKKALIENGMDVDERLIFEGDYKINSGIIGTEKLLGNNENVTAIFACNDLMAYGAYKTIRSYGYKIPDDISIVGFDDIQLSQILEPQLTTIKQPAYDMGLTAARMLIKLVEGKKLKKKIINFRPQLIIRQSTKNIG from the coding sequence ATGGCTGTAACAATAAAAGATATTGCAAAACTAGCGAATGTATCAATTACAACAGTATCGAGAGTTATAAACAATAAAAGTGAAGGAGTTAGTGAAGAAACTAGAAATAGGATTCTTCAATTAGTAAAAGAATTGGGTTATCAACCTAATGCAATAGCACGAGGATTAGTTACTAAAAAAACTAAGACTATCGGTCTTATAATTCCCGATATTTCCAACCCATTCTTTCCTGATATTGCCCGTGGTGTAGAGGATAGTGCTCACATTTACGGTTACAACGTCTTCTTGTGCAATACAGATGACAATTTGGAGAAAGAAAGCGAGTATATAAATGCACTAAAAGAAAAATATGTCGATGGTATAATATTTACCAGCAGTTCTATTCCTAAACATGAACACATTATGGAACTTGTCAAGAGTGGTATTCCTATTGTCATAATGGATAGACGTGTTGATTCTGAAGACATTTACGGAGTTTTTCTTGATAACTATGAAGGTGGTTACATTGCGACAAAACATCTCATAGATTTAGGGCATAAAAAAATTGGTTGTATAACAGGACCACTTTATACAAAAAGTGCCAAAGAAAGACTAGAAGGATACAAAAAAGCATTAATAGAAAATGGTATGGATGTGGATGAAAGGTTGATATTTGAAGGAGATTATAAGATAAACAGTGGAATAATTGGAACTGAAAAGTTGTTAGGTAATAATGAAAATGTTACAGCTATTTTTGCATGCAATGATTTAATGGCATATGGAGCGTACAAAACAATACGTTCATATGGGTACAAGATACCAGATGATATTTCAATAGTAGGGTTTGATGATATACAGCTTTCTCAAATACTAGAACCACAATTAACTACTATAAAGCAACCTGCATATGATATGGGACTGACTGCTGCTCGAATGCTAATAAAACTTGTAGAAGGGAAAAAGTTAAAGAAAAAAATTATTAATTTTAGACCCCAGTTGATAATACGCCAAAGCACAAAAAATATTGGCTAA
- a CDS encoding ABC transporter permease encodes MNLPEEKVTKINISEFLLKAKSLIGLVGLIVVFSILSPRFLDYYNLTNVLRQTSLNAIMAVGMTFVILTGGIDLSVGSILAFSSAITAGMLKDGSPLIIAVLAGLIIGTGLGFFNGFVIIRWNIPPFIATFAMMTIARGLTLVYTNGQPITGLGGAFGYIGNGYIGPIPVPIILTVLIFVVGYYILKNNRLGRYVYATGGNIQAAKLAGINTNNIILFVYSLSGFLAAISGLIITSRLNSAAPTAGQGAELDAIAAVVLGGTSLSGGEGGVIGTLIGALIIGILNNGLNLLNVSPFYQLIAKGAVILLAIALDKKESK; translated from the coding sequence TTGAATTTACCGGAAGAAAAAGTAACAAAAATAAATATTAGTGAATTTTTACTCAAAGCAAAATCTTTGATAGGCTTAGTAGGGTTAATCGTTGTATTTTCAATATTATCACCAAGATTTTTAGATTATTATAATCTTACAAATGTTTTAAGACAGACTTCCCTAAATGCAATAATGGCTGTGGGTATGACGTTTGTAATATTAACAGGTGGAATAGACTTATCTGTAGGTTCTATATTAGCCTTTTCAAGTGCAATTACAGCTGGCATGTTAAAAGACGGTTCTCCATTAATTATAGCGGTATTAGCAGGTTTAATAATAGGTACCGGTTTAGGATTTTTTAATGGTTTTGTCATAATTAGATGGAATATACCACCCTTTATTGCGACATTTGCCATGATGACAATAGCAAGAGGTCTAACACTTGTATATACCAATGGACAACCAATAACGGGTTTAGGTGGGGCTTTTGGTTATATTGGCAACGGTTATATTGGGCCAATACCTGTACCAATAATTCTTACGGTTCTTATCTTTGTGGTAGGTTATTACATTTTAAAGAATAATAGACTTGGAAGATATGTCTATGCTACAGGGGGCAATATACAGGCTGCTAAATTGGCTGGTATTAATACTAACAATATAATTCTATTTGTGTATTCTTTAAGTGGCTTTTTAGCAGCAATAAGTGGTTTAATAATTACTTCAAGGTTAAATTCTGCAGCTCCAACAGCAGGGCAGGGTGCTGAACTTGATGCCATAGCTGCGGTTGTACTTGGAGGTACAAGTTTATCAGGTGGCGAAGGGGGAGTAATAGGTACTCTGATAGGTGCTTTGATAATAGGCATTTTAAATAATGGCTTAAATTTACTTAACGTTTCGCCTTTTTATCAGCTTATAGCTAAAGGTGCAGTAATATTACTTGCTATAGCATTAGACAAGAAAGAAAGTAAATAA
- the murQ gene encoding N-acetylmuramic acid 6-phosphate etherase encodes MILDELITEGRNPETMDIDRLDTIEMLKKINNEDKKVAVAVEKVIPSIAKAVDSIAEKMKKGGRLIYIGAGTSGRIGILDASECPPTFGTDPRLVLGIIAGGDKAIRNAMENVEDDVEAGRQDLINVNLTVNDSVVGISASGRTPYVIGALEYAKQVGALTIGLFCNPNENLSNIIDILITPVVGPEVIMGSTRMKAGTAQKLVLNMISTSVMIKMGKVYSNLMVDLQANNEKLMGRAKRIVKLATGAEERIIESILNETNYNVKLTILMIVTNLDKDRAKQLLDVAGGYIAEAIKLKEDRN; translated from the coding sequence ATGATATTAGATGAATTAATCACTGAAGGTAGAAACCCTGAAACAATGGATATAGACAGACTGGACACAATTGAAATGCTAAAAAAAATCAACAATGAAGATAAGAAAGTTGCTGTAGCCGTTGAAAAGGTTATACCTTCTATAGCTAAAGCTGTTGATAGCATTGCAGAGAAAATGAAAAAAGGGGGGAGATTGATATACATAGGGGCAGGTACCAGTGGGAGAATAGGTATTCTTGATGCATCTGAGTGTCCTCCTACATTTGGTACTGATCCGAGGCTTGTGCTTGGGATAATTGCGGGAGGAGATAAAGCAATAAGGAATGCAATGGAAAACGTAGAAGACGATGTGGAAGCTGGGAGACAGGATCTAATCAATGTAAATTTAACAGTTAATGATAGTGTTGTAGGTATTTCGGCAAGTGGACGAACACCATATGTAATAGGTGCATTGGAATATGCAAAACAAGTAGGAGCTCTTACAATTGGTTTGTTTTGTAACCCCAATGAAAACCTTTCAAATATAATAGATATACTGATTACACCGGTGGTAGGACCAGAAGTTATAATGGGGTCAACGCGGATGAAGGCAGGAACTGCACAAAAATTGGTATTAAATATGATATCAACAAGTGTAATGATAAAGATGGGAAAAGTATATAGTAATCTGATGGTTGATTTGCAAGCTAATAATGAAAAATTAATGGGAAGAGCAAAACGTATTGTAAAATTAGCAACAGGTGCCGAGGAAAGGATAATTGAAAGCATACTTAATGAAACTAATTACAATGTGAAACTAACAATTTTAATGATTGTAACAAATTTAGACAAAGATAGAGCCAAACAACTTCTTGATGTGGCCGGCGGCTATATTGCAGAAGCGATAAAATTAAAGGAGGATAGAAATTAG
- a CDS encoding MurR/RpiR family transcriptional regulator, whose protein sequence is MTDILAVIKELQITFKPSEAKIAKYILDNADVVTELSINELAKACDTSEASIVRFCRTIGLKGFQELKIKIAVSLSKQTKKLDGGITDDDDVSDVIQKIANFNKQAIDNTISLLDVKSIIKAVDALSNANKIDFYGVAASGTVAYDAMLKFSRINIPCTAYQDTHLQLTSAANLKKGDVAFGISYSGCTREIVEALEVAKEAGATTISLTKFGQFPLVKVADINLFVSSEEPLFRSGATASRIAQLNVIDILFILVAKRKYNDVVKFLENTTEALSIRKIYK, encoded by the coding sequence ATGACGGATATTTTGGCAGTAATAAAAGAATTGCAAATAACTTTTAAACCATCAGAAGCTAAAATCGCAAAATATATACTAGATAATGCTGATGTTGTTACAGAATTATCTATTAATGAGCTTGCAAAGGCTTGTGATACGAGTGAAGCCAGTATTGTGAGATTTTGCAGAACTATTGGGTTAAAAGGATTTCAGGAATTAAAAATTAAAATTGCTGTATCTTTATCAAAACAAACTAAAAAACTTGATGGCGGTATTACTGATGATGACGATGTATCAGATGTTATTCAAAAAATTGCAAATTTTAATAAGCAAGCAATAGATAACACAATTTCTTTACTTGACGTAAAGAGCATAATAAAAGCTGTTGACGCTTTATCAAATGCGAACAAAATCGATTTTTATGGAGTTGCTGCTTCAGGAACTGTGGCATATGATGCGATGTTGAAATTTTCAAGGATAAATATACCTTGTACTGCCTATCAGGATACCCATCTTCAATTGACGTCAGCAGCAAATTTAAAGAAAGGAGATGTTGCCTTTGGGATATCATATTCAGGTTGTACAAGAGAAATTGTAGAGGCTTTAGAAGTAGCTAAAGAAGCGGGTGCTACTACGATAAGTTTAACTAAATTTGGACAATTCCCGCTGGTAAAAGTAGCTGATATAAATCTTTTTGTATCATCAGAAGAGCCTTTGTTTAGATCTGGTGCAACAGCTTCCAGAATAGCACAATTAAATGTTATTGATATACTTTTTATTCTTGTAGCAAAAAGAAAATACAACGATGTTGTTAAGTTTCTTGAAAATACAACAGAAGCGTTATCAATACGAAAAATATATAAATAA
- the rbsK gene encoding ribokinase, whose product MEKIVVVGSINMDVVIRVPHIPVVGETVIAYDLKNYGGGKGANQAVSIARLGGTVFMIGRVGNDEYGKKLYEGLKIDSIDVKGIEFDYEIPTGTAYINVSERGENNIVVYQGANKRLNIEQIEKHEDIFDEAKMCVIQLEIPVETVEFVVDLCYRKGIKVILNPAPACELPDTLLEKVYILTPNETELAFLSKSKIETIADIKKASKYLLDKGVQNVITTIGEKGSFFINKDTEKLFDAIKVTAVDTTAAGDSFTGALAVALSEGKNIESAIEFATYVAALTVTKEGAQSSLPYRDEVEKFIKERGYNK is encoded by the coding sequence ATGGAGAAGATAGTTGTTGTTGGAAGTATTAATATGGACGTTGTGATACGAGTTCCGCATATTCCTGTAGTTGGTGAGACAGTTATTGCTTATGATTTGAAAAATTACGGCGGTGGTAAAGGCGCAAATCAAGCGGTATCAATTGCAAGGTTGGGTGGAACGGTCTTTATGATCGGTAGAGTGGGAAATGATGAATATGGTAAGAAATTATATGAGGGCTTAAAAATTGATAGCATAGATGTTAAAGGGATAGAATTTGATTACGAAATACCGACGGGTACAGCTTATATTAATGTGAGTGAAAGAGGAGAAAACAACATAGTTGTTTATCAGGGAGCAAATAAAAGGCTTAATATAGAGCAAATAGAAAAACACGAAGATATTTTTGATGAAGCGAAAATGTGTGTAATTCAGTTAGAAATACCAGTTGAGACAGTAGAATTTGTAGTGGATTTATGCTACCGGAAAGGTATAAAAGTCATATTAAATCCTGCACCAGCATGTGAATTGCCTGATACGCTCTTAGAAAAAGTTTACATTTTAACTCCAAATGAAACAGAACTGGCTTTTTTATCCAAAAGTAAAATAGAAACAATTGCAGATATAAAAAAGGCCTCAAAATATTTGCTGGACAAAGGAGTTCAAAACGTTATAACAACTATTGGAGAAAAAGGAAGCTTTTTTATCAATAAGGATACAGAAAAACTATTTGATGCGATCAAAGTTACTGCTGTTGATACAACAGCAGCAGGTGATTCATTTACAGGAGCATTAGCAGTGGCATTAAGTGAAGGGAAGAACATTGAAAGTGCAATAGAATTTGCTACATACGTAGCAGCATTAACGGTTACTAAAGAAGGCGCTCAGTCATCCTTGCCTTATAGAGATGAGGTAGAAAAATTTATTAAAGAAAGGGGTTATAACAAATGA
- the rbsD gene encoding D-ribose pyranase gives MKKTYLLNSEISEVVARLGHTDLLVIADSGLPIPDGVKRIDIALTKGIPSFKDTLNTVLTELGVEKAYIAKEMIDKNNDLYLYLLELFGEKLILISHEDLKAMSKNARAIIRTGEYKPYANIILESGVEF, from the coding sequence ATGAAAAAGACATATTTGCTGAATAGTGAAATTTCAGAAGTTGTTGCAAGATTAGGGCATACAGATTTGTTGGTGATTGCTGATAGTGGATTACCTATACCAGATGGTGTTAAAAGAATTGATATTGCTTTAACAAAAGGGATACCGAGTTTTAAAGATACATTAAATACGGTACTTACTGAGTTGGGAGTAGAAAAAGCATATATTGCGAAAGAAATGATAGATAAAAATAACGATTTATACCTATACCTTCTCGAGCTATTTGGAGAAAAGCTAATACTTATTAGCCATGAAGATTTAAAGGCAATGTCAAAAAACGCTAGAGCTATTATTAGGACTGGTGAATATAAGCCATATGCAAATATTATTTTAGAGTCAGGTGTGGAATTTTAA
- a CDS encoding Gfo/Idh/MocA family protein — MEKLKAIIIGPGNIFNKAYLPFIFNLDELNILGIVGRNKEKLQKYKERYGCDVYTEIDVAIKQKPDCAFVHATTDSHYEIVKELLKSGIHVYVDKPITEEIDKTKELIDLAMDKSLILKVGFNRRYAPMYQKALALFDGLKPELCIMVKNRNNDIKNSVKFTLYDDFIHVIDTLCYIVKDVDDIDVNISKERDSLKSIEVVLKSNSFTAIGVMHRNGGKDYERLEIHGHGKSAVVEDMESIRIMENGKIYVHNFESWDTISYRRGFETAVKSFLKDVLEGNYANDELKCTLKSHEIIEEILKKAV; from the coding sequence ATGGAAAAATTAAAAGCAATTATTATAGGACCAGGGAATATTTTTAATAAAGCCTATTTGCCTTTCATATTTAATTTAGATGAACTAAATATATTAGGTATTGTTGGAAGAAACAAAGAAAAGCTCCAAAAATATAAAGAAAGATATGGTTGTGATGTTTACACAGAAATAGACGTTGCGATAAAACAAAAGCCAGATTGTGCTTTTGTACATGCAACCACAGATAGCCATTATGAAATAGTAAAAGAACTACTAAAAAGCGGTATTCACGTATATGTTGATAAGCCTATAACTGAAGAGATAGATAAGACAAAAGAACTTATAGATTTGGCTATGGACAAATCTCTTATTTTGAAGGTAGGTTTTAACAGAAGATATGCGCCTATGTATCAAAAAGCCTTAGCTTTGTTTGATGGCTTAAAACCTGAATTGTGCATTATGGTGAAAAACAGGAATAATGACATCAAAAATAGTGTTAAGTTTACACTTTATGACGATTTCATTCATGTAATAGACACTTTATGCTATATAGTTAAAGATGTTGATGATATAGATGTAAATATTTCAAAAGAAAGAGATTCATTAAAATCCATAGAAGTAGTATTAAAATCTAATAGTTTTACAGCGATAGGAGTCATGCATAGAAATGGTGGAAAAGATTATGAAAGGTTAGAGATACACGGGCATGGCAAAAGTGCAGTTGTGGAAGACATGGAAAGTATAAGAATAATGGAAAATGGCAAAATATATGTGCATAATTTTGAAAGCTGGGATACTATATCTTATAGAAGAGGTTTTGAGACTGCTGTAAAAAGCTTTTTAAAGGACGTATTAGAAGGGAATTATGCAAATGACGAATTAAAATGTACTTTAAAATCTCACGAGATTATAGAGGAAATATTAAAAAAGGCAGTATAA
- a CDS encoding sugar ABC transporter ATP-binding protein: MEPVLEMRNITKKFGNVKVLDNVSLTLYKGHVLALLGENGAGKSTLMKILCGIYEKDEGSIYIKGEEVNIRNVKDAEKYGIAMIHQELNLIPSLSVAENIFLGREYLKSFNAIDWKKIKQEAAKKLSELGMNINVNRLVKHLSVGEQQMVEIARSLLMDAEILVMDEPTAALTEAETKKLFEVIRSLKSEGRTIIYISHRMNEIFEICDDYIVLRDGRFISQGKINEVTRDELVTMMVGRELKEQYPRESVPLGEEILRVENLSVKGLFENINFTVRKGEVVGFAGLIGAGRTEVAKTIFGFYKKTSGKIYLENEELKINNPKDAIDNGIIYLSEDRKNDGLILKHTLKENMTLSALKSISDYMGTIYHSKEKYLVNQMIEKLNIKTSSINQKISKLSGGNQQKIAIAKCLLTNPKLIILDEPTRGIDVGAKNEIYKLINNLKKQGIGIILISSELPEVLNISDRIIVMHEGRITGEILHEEATEEKVMLKAVGGE, encoded by the coding sequence TTGGAACCCGTTTTAGAGATGAGGAATATAACGAAAAAGTTTGGCAATGTTAAAGTTCTGGATAATGTAAGCTTAACCCTTTATAAAGGTCATGTTTTAGCTTTATTAGGTGAAAATGGGGCAGGAAAGTCAACTCTGATGAAAATTCTCTGCGGCATTTATGAGAAAGATGAAGGAAGTATTTATATAAAAGGGGAAGAAGTAAATATAAGAAATGTCAAAGATGCTGAAAAATATGGCATTGCTATGATTCATCAGGAGCTCAATCTTATACCATCACTTAGTGTTGCTGAAAATATTTTTTTAGGCAGGGAATATCTAAAATCATTTAACGCTATAGATTGGAAAAAAATAAAGCAAGAAGCTGCTAAAAAGCTTAGTGAATTGGGTATGAATATAAACGTTAATAGACTGGTAAAGCACTTGAGTGTTGGAGAACAACAAATGGTTGAAATAGCTAGAAGTTTATTGATGGATGCTGAGATATTAGTAATGGATGAACCAACTGCTGCTTTAACAGAGGCAGAGACAAAAAAATTATTTGAAGTCATAAGATCGCTTAAATCAGAAGGACGAACTATTATTTATATATCTCACAGAATGAATGAAATTTTTGAAATTTGTGATGACTATATTGTTTTAAGAGATGGACGCTTTATTTCTCAAGGCAAAATTAACGAAGTTACACGTGATGAGTTAGTTACAATGATGGTTGGAAGAGAACTAAAAGAACAATATCCTCGTGAATCTGTTCCGCTGGGAGAGGAAATATTGCGAGTAGAAAATCTTAGTGTGAAGGGTTTATTTGAAAATATTAATTTCACAGTCAGAAAAGGTGAAGTAGTAGGGTTTGCTGGTTTGATAGGTGCAGGAAGAACTGAAGTGGCCAAAACAATATTTGGTTTTTATAAGAAAACCTCAGGTAAAATTTATCTTGAAAATGAGGAGCTAAAGATAAATAATCCAAAAGATGCTATTGATAATGGAATAATATATTTATCTGAAGATAGAAAAAATGACGGTTTGATATTAAAGCATACTTTAAAAGAAAATATGACGCTTTCGGCATTAAAAAGTATTTCTGATTATATGGGCACTATTTACCATTCTAAAGAAAAATATTTAGTAAACCAAATGATTGAAAAATTAAACATTAAGACCTCTTCAATAAATCAAAAAATATCTAAACTGAGTGGAGGGAACCAACAAAAAATTGCTATTGCCAAATGTTTATTGACAAATCCTAAATTAATTATTCTTGATGAACCAACTCGAGGCATTGATGTTGGAGCAAAAAATGAAATATATAAATTGATTAATAATTTAAAAAAGCAAGGTATTGGTATAATTTTAATATCTTCAGAATTGCCAGAGGTTTTGAATATTAGCGATAGAATTATTGTAATGCATGAAGGAAGGATAACAGGCGAAATACTTCATGAAGAAGCGACAGAAGAAAAGGTAATGTTAAAAGCTGTAGGAGGGGAATGA